The Xanthocytophaga agilis DNA window GTTTGTCTACTAACATGTTTCGTACGGACTTGTGTCCACCAGTAACCTCCAATTATCGCCACCAGCACACCAAAAATAATGGGTATCATAGAATCGGTATATTGTTAAAAAATGTTCATATAGTAAGCATCAAGCTGACTATATTTTTATGTAGATGCTGTAATCTAAAAAAAAGTAAGCGTGATACCATAAGTGGCATCACGCTTATCTGTAAGAATTCAGGAATTTCTTTATTTATTAGGATATCTTAACTGATTCCTCCAAACTGTCGCAGGAAGCGTATATCATTCTCACTAAATAAACGCAGATCCCGTACCTGATATAATAAGTTTGTAATCCGTTCGATGCCCATACCAAAAGCAAATCCGGTATATTTCTCAGCATCGATGCCACAGTTGGTAAGAACATTTGGATCAACCATACCTGAACCCAGAATTTCTACCCAACCTGTATGCTTACACATCTGGCAACCATCTCCTTTACAAATAAGACAGGATATATCCATTTCAGCACTTGGCTCTGTGAATGGGAAATAAGAAGCACGGAAACGCACCTTCACATCATTGCCAAACATCTCCTTCACGAAATAGTAAAGCGTATTTTTCAGATCTCGGAAACTAACATTGGTATCTATATAAAGACCTTCTACCTGATGAAAGAAGCAATGTGCTCTGGCTGAAATGGCTTCATTGCGATACACACGACCTGGCATAATAGCACGGATTGGCGGTTTTTGTTTTTCCATCAAACGCACTTGCACACCAGATGTATGTGTCCGTAATAGTAGGTCATCTGCTGGGTTATCTGTTTTCCGAATAAAAAACGTATCCTGCATTTCACGGGCAGGGTGATTTTCGGCAAAGTTCAAGGCGGCAAAGTTGTGCCAGTCATCTTCAATTTCAGGGCCATCCGCAACAGCAAATCCCATTCTGCCAAAAATCTCTATAATACGATTACGTACCAGCGTCAATGGATGTACAGACCCCAGTTCGTTTGGATATACAGGTAGTGTAAGATCAACAGGTGCTGCTTGTTGAGCGGATAAGCTTTGCTCTTCAATCCATGCCTGCTTTTCCTTAAACTTATTTTCAGCCAGATTCTTAAGTGTATTTAATTCTGCTCCCATTGCCCGGCGATCTTCTGCAGGAATGGTTTTCATGCCTTCAAACAATTCGGCAATTACACTTTTTCGGCTTATATAAGCCATCCGGAATTGTTCCAGTTGGTCTGCAGAATCAATTTGGGCGTCTTCGATCTGTTGTCGAATGTCCTTAATGCGGTCTAACATATAAAGTTTCGGATTTGACTATAATCAGGCTGATATCAAAAATAGTACAAACGGATGTGTCCATTAGTAGTATTTGTTTCGCAAAGATAATAGTCCGGGTATGAAATCGTATTCTTTCTATGCAAAAACCTGTAAATTATCCACAATAAACACCTATATGATTTACAAAAAACATTGTTTTTTATGGGATTATCTTTTTATTTTGCGTCCCTTTCTGTGTAAAAACAAAAGGTGACCCTATTTTTCGGGAAAGTATATTTTGCTAAATCAGAAATAACGTCTCATTATTTATTTTTAATCACCTATTTTAATTGTCAACGAATGGCAGTAATTGGTAAAATCAGAGAAAAAGCAGGCTGGGCAATCGGATTGATTGCTTTAGGATTAGGCCTTTTTATTGTCGGTGCCGACTTTTTTGGCCCCAAATCAAATCTGTTCAGTAATGATGCCGAAGTTGGAAAAATTGCGGGTCATGGCATTAGTGCTAAAGAATTTGAGGCTGAAGTGGAACAGATAAAAGCCACTATGGCAATGCAAGGGCAGAATCCAACAGAGCAACAACTGCAACAAATTCGTGAACAGGTATGGCAGGATATGATTTTCCGTTATGCATACCAGCCACAGTTTGAAAAACTGGGCATTGGCTTGTCTCCAGAAGAGCGGGATGATATGATTGCAGGAGATAACATTCATACCAGCATCAAACAAACTCAAGTATTCCAAAATGCATCAGGCCAGTTTGATAGGACTATGCTGGATCGTTACCTGGATTACATAGAGTCAGACTCTGCCCGTCCTCAGGATAAGCAATTATGGGAAAACTTTATCGTAAACCAACTGCCTCAAATGCGTATGCGTGAGAAGTATGACAATCTGTTACGTACTTCCTTATATGTTACACAGGCAGAAGCACAGCATGAGTATGAAGCACAAGTTGCCAAAGTTGATGCTAAATACATATATGTTCCTTATTATTCTATTCCTGATTCTACTATCAAGGTTTCTGATGATGAATTAAAAACGTATTTGAGTGCACATAAGAATCAGTACAAAGGAGATGAAACTCGCAGTCTTAAATATGTGACTTTCCCTATCATGCCTTCTGCTAAAGATAGCGCTGACCTGAAAAGTCAATTGGTGGATCTTGCTAAACAGCTGGCTGTTGCACCAAACGATTCATCTTTTGCTATTGCTGAATCAGAAATTGAAGTTCCAGGTAATGGTTCCTATCAGGTAATTGGGGCACTGCCTCAGGAAATTCAGAATACGATCTCTACCTTAATACCAGGTTCTATTAATGGGCCTTTTCAGGATGGTAACGAATACTACATCTTTAAATATGATGGAGCAAAAGATGATAGCATTCCTTCATTACGCGCCAGCCATATTTTATTTAATTTACCTAAAGGTGCCTCAGATTCAGTAAAAGCCCAAACTCGTAAACAAGCTGAAGATGTATTGAAACAAATCAAAGATGGAGCTAGTTTTGAAGCCCTAGCACAACAATATGGTTCTGATGGTACTGCGCAACGTGGAGGGGACTTGGGTTGGTTTTCTAAGAATGGGCAAATGGTAAAGGAGTTCGAAGGACCTATATTTAGCTTTAACGGATCTGGCTTGCTTCCAAACCTTGTCGAAACTGAGTATGGTTATCATATAGTGAAAGTAACTCAACCTAAGACATACAAGAAATACAAAGTTGCTGTTATCCGTAAGTCTATCGTACCTAGTGAGGCTACTCGAAATGAAGTATATCGTAAAGCCAGTGCAATCGGCAGTCAGGCTAAAGATATTGCTTCATTTGAAGAGGCTGTAAAGAAAGATCCTACTTTATCTGCTTACACTGCGGATCGTCTTCAGCCACAAGCTACCAGCATCAATACACTGGTTAATGCAAGATCTATTGTACAGTGGGCATTTAAAGATGATACAAAAGTAGGAACTGTTTCAACAGAATTGTTTGAACTGGATAATCCAAACCAGTATGTAATAGCTGTATTAACTGGTAAAAGTGAAAAAGGATCTCCTTCTGTAGACGCATATCGGGCTGAACTAACCAATAAGGTTCGTAATCAGAAAAAAGCAGAACAGATCATAAGCAAGTTGGGTGATCTATCTGGAACATTGGATGCTATTGCTCAGAAATATGGTGCACAAGCTCAGGTGTTGACAGGTACAGATATTACAATGGGATCTAATTCTTTACCAAGTGTGGGAATGGAACCTGCGGCCCTGGGTAAAGCATTTGGTTTGAAAGTTGGTCAGAAAAGTAAGGCTATCAAAGGTGAGAATGGTGTGATTGTAATGGAAGTTACTAAACAAACTCCTGCTCCTCAGATCGCAGATTATACACAATATAAGACGCAACTGAAACAAAATAAGAGCTTCTCTGTCACCTATCTGGCTGGTGAAGCTATCAAGGAAGATGCAGATATCGAAGATTTGAGATATAAATTCTATTAATAGCCTGTATTATCTACTATGATTTAAAACCTTGCTTCACCAGAAAGCAAGGTTTTTTTATTTCTACAGATATAGCTCAGAAATGTAGTTTATTAAAAAGCTTCTGTTTACTGAACAAATCATCGTATTTTTATGGAGAGTCAGATCTGTAAGGTCATACAAGGGTTAATCAAATTATTATATATTCACAATGAGACATTACCTTCTGCTTTGTATCAGCTTTTTATTTTCAATACCAACTTTGTTTGCCCAGAATGATAAATCCTTATTATGGGAGATATCAGGGAAAGGAATCACTAAGCCTTCCTATATTTTTGGAACAATACATATATTGTGTGCATCAGACCTGGTAATTACTAACAATCTTAAGATTGCCTTTAACAAGTCTGAACAACTTTATTTGGAATTGGATATGGATGATCCAGGTATGTTGCTTCAGATGATGCAACATATGACCATGAAAGATGGTATAACTCTAAAGTCATTGGTTTCAGAGGCAGATTACACTATCGTATCTACCTTCTTTCAGAAGAAAACAGGCATGTCAATAGATATGTTGGCTGGAACCAAGCCATTTTTTATTATGAGTTTGGTTTTGCCTTCTACCATGAGTTGTCAGACAGCCTCATGGGAAACTTCATTAATGTCACTGGCGCAGGAGCAAAAGATTGAGACATACGGACTGGAGACTTTACAAGATCAATTGGCAGTTATTGATCAGATCTCCTATAAAGATCAGGCTTCAATGCTACTAGAGACTTTGAAAGATACTATCCAATCACAAAAAGAAAATCAAAAACTTATAAACCTATACAAAGATCAGGATATAGATGGTATGCAGAAATCTATTGCAGAGGCATCTCAGGCAACCTCCAAGTATGAACGTATACTGCTAACAGACCGAAATAACCGATGGATACCACTTATTACCAAAATTGCCACAGAGAGGCCTACTTTTTTTGCTGTAGGTGCAGGACATCTGGGAGGAAAAAAAGGAGTGATACAACTATTGCGTAAAGCAGGCTACCAAATAAAACCTGTAAAGTTATAGTTAAAAAAGCTGCTAATTTTCTACTTAGTATGTGCAAATATCATTGAAAGTCAACACTTTTGTTTTTCATCACTTCAACCCTAACACCTATGAAATCAGTAAGTGCTTTTTTGACCTGTGCAGGTCTTTTCCTTCTATTACTATCAACTAATACAATTGCACAATCTGTGAAATTGACAAAGGTTTGGGAAACCGATACTACTGTCACTACTCCTGAATCAGTATTTTATGATAACAAGACAAATACCATTTATGTGTCTTGTATCAATGGGGGACCCGCTCCTGAAAATTCAAAAAGTTTTATTGCCAAGGTAAGTCCTGATGGCAAAGTCCTTCAGCGAATCACAGAAGGACTAAACTCAACCAAGGGATTGATTGTAAGTGGCAATAAAATTTATGTAACAGAGATATTTAAACTGGTAGAAATAGATCTGAAAACAGGGAAGGTTAGTAAGAAATACGATGTGCCAGAAGCAAAATTTTTGAATGATGTGACCGCTGATGAAAGTGGAATGGTGTACTTTACAGATATGCGAAACAATCGCATCTGGATGTTACACAATGGTATGATTATGAAGGTAAGCGAAGGCGGACCATTAAATAATCCAAATGGACTTTTGTATGAGAAAGGAAAGCTGCTGGTTGGAAATGGAGATGGAAAGATTTTGGCATATGATATAAAGACCAAGCAGTATACTACTCTTGCAGAAGGTATGGGTGGAATAGATGGATTGGTATCTGATGGAAAGAAGGGGTATTTTGCTTCTGAATGGCGTGGTAAAATCTGGCATGTGACACCTGATGGAAAAATTGAGCTACTGCATGATACAGTGGATCAAAAAATAAATACAGCTGACATCGACTATATCCCTTCTAAAAAGACTTTGCTGGTACCAACATTCTTTGTTAATAAAGTACTGGCATTTAAAGTAGATTGAATTAAATAGCTTAGTACTGTTAAAGATAACCTCTTCATTGTGGAGAGGTTATCTTTTTATAGATGGACAATCTTTTGTATCAATAGGGTTTGTTATATAAAGATCGTATTTTTGAGAAAAATTCTTCCTTCTTCTCAACAAACTCCCATTCCAATCGAATGCAGCGTCCTTTCATCGTCGGTATTACAGGTGGTAGCGGTTCCGGCAAGACATATTTTCTGAATAGCCTATTAAAATCCTTTTCCTCAGAGGAGATTTGTTTAATTTCTCAGGATAACTATTACCGACCATTAGAACAGCAACAACTGGATTCTAATGGCGTACAAAACTTTGATCTTCCTGAAGCCATCGATCATCAGCTCTTTGGCTATCATGTAATGGGTCTGAGAGAGGGACGTACAATTCAACAAAAGGAATATACTTTTAACAAAAAGGATATAGAACCTCAGATGCTTACCTTCCAACCTGCTCCTATTATAGTGGTAGAAGGTTTGTTTGTGTTGTATTATCCTGAAGTAGCCAATCTATTGGATTTAAAGATCTTCATTGACGCTAAAGAACATATCAAATTGAAGCGTCGTATCTTTCGGGATAACACAGAAAGAGGATATGACCTCACAGATGTTTTATACAGACTTGAGCACCATATCGTACCTGCTTATGAGAAGTACATAGCTCCCCTTAAACATGAAGCAGATGTAATTATTCCAAACAATAGCCACTTTAAGACTGCTTTGGAAATGGTTATTCTATTTTTGCAAAGTAAGGTTAAGTCAAACCTTTCAGTAAAGTAGACACACACAAAAGGAAGTGGTTCAGGATAATTATACTGTAAAACACTCAACAAGTAGATATTGGAGCGAGACAATTAATCTACTACCCGCACTGAGTCAACCATTTCTATATTTCTTTTTTATTGATTAACGAAATAATTGTTTGGTATTGTAACTTCAATGTTATTAAGTACAAGCGTAAGATGGACTATCCCAAATTTTGGATGTGATTCAGTCCGAACTTGTAAATAGAATAAAGCCTAGAATCTTCAAGAGCCTAGGCTTTATTCTCAGTTGAATTACTCGTTTAAAAAGTCCAAAAAGGATAATTTTTCTATACTATTTTCCCCACAAGAACAAGGAATAGTCTCATGGGGAAGATTCCTTATACATTTATACTACTTCCCGTCATTAAAGAAAACTCTAGTTCTATTCGTAACTATATCTTGCTTTAGAAATCAGGATTACTTGTTTATTAAGTAGTAAGACACTTTAAATATTAGTTTATATACTCGTTTCCAATTTTATACACAACTAATCAGAATGGCATTTCTATACTGCTATTTTGTCTGATTACTTAATTCTTACCAGATAATAACAACTACAAATGTTGTAAAGAGAGCAATTAAAGGGCTCTGAAAAAATAGCTCAGACCATTCTATCCGAAATTCCCTTATATGTCTTATCTACTTTATTCACTTCGTAATATCTTCACCGGATTTACATGTGCTGCTTTAATTGCCTGAGAGCTTACGGTAAACAAAGCTATCAGAATCGCAGAAGCTCCACAGAATGCAAACACCCACCAGGCTATATCAATGTGATAGGCAAAATCACTTAACCAAAGACTCATAGCATAATATACCAATGGCCATGCTATCAGATTTGCCAAAGCAACAAGTTTTAAGAAATCTTTGGCAAATAAGGTTACAATATCACTTACAGATGCACCAACCACCTTACGGATACCGATTTCCTTCTTACGCTGCTCAGCCATAAACATCGCCAACCCAAATAAGCCCAGACAAGCTACAAATATGGTCAACCCAGAGAATAGCCCTACAATTTGTCCAATTCGTTGCTCTGCCTGATAGACAGCTTCAAAATCAGTATCCAGAAAGGAGTATTCAAAAGGTGCTTCGACTCCAAGGGCTGTCCATTGTTGCTTCAGTGAAGATAGTAAACCTGACACATCTTTTGTTTTTACCTTTACCAGTATAGTCCCCCGATTTTGTCCCAGTACCATTACCAATGGAGAAATACGTTCATGCAATGATCTGAAATGAAAATCCTGCACGATCCCAATCACATGATAAGCAGTTTTCTTTCCATCATTATCTGAATTTGTAAGAGTATGCCCAATGGCATTTTTATTCCAGCCAAAACTTCTGGCAGCAGTTTCATTTAGAATAATGGCAGTAGAGTCGGTAGCAAATTGTTCTGAGAAGTTTCGCCCCTGTACGATTTTCATACCCATTGTTGTCAGATAACGGTAATCGACTCCATAACGAAGCGTTTTTACCATCTTAGTAGGATTATCTTCTCCTGTAACAAAAAAATTATTATTGTAAGAATTACCTGCAGGTACATAGCCTGAAATGCTTGCATTACTCACCCGTGAATCCTGCAGCAATTTCTGATAAAACACATCTTCATTTTTAGCTAGTCGCCAGGTCTCCCGCATAATCAATACCTGATCCCTGTCGTACCCTAATGCTTTATTTTGAATATATGAAAGTTGCTGATATACGATGGTTGTTCCTATCATTAAAGAGATCGAGACACAAAACTGAAAAACAACCAGACCACTGCGCAATCCAATACTTTCCCGAGCTGTTACCAATTTGCCTTTCAGCACCTGTATGGGTTTAAAAGAAGACAGAAAGAATGCCGGATAACTACCAGCAATAGTCCCAACCAAAATACCAAATAAAAGTAGACCAGGCAACAACCAGGGAGTTTCTACAAATTGGAAACTCAGTTGCCTTCCGGCCAGATGATTAAATACAGGCAATGCCAGGTATACCAAACCAATAGCAATACCCAATGCGAACAATGTAAGCAGAATAGATTCCAACAGAAACTGTCCTATCAATTCAGATTTTACAGAGCCAAGCACTTTACGCATTCCTACTTCTCTGGCTCGTTTGACAGCGCCTGCTGTTGAAAGGTTCATAAAGTTGATACAGGCAATAAGTACCATGAAGATGGCAATTGCACTAAAGATATAGATATACTGAATATTGCCAGCCGGACTTAGATCATATAAGAAATTAGAATGCAGATGGATATCTGTCAGTGGTTGTAAAAATAGCCCTATACTGTTTCCTTTCTGCCGAAACTCTTTTGTACTCATTCCCATTGCTACCTGCATCTGTGGACTCATGTACTTATCTACTGTATAATCCAGCTTACTTTCGAGCTTTTTGTAGTCATATCCTTTAGGTAGTACCAGATAGGTATAAAATTCAGATGACATCCATGAGTCTGACTTAGCCTCAGGCAGACTGCTCATGGAAACAAACAGGTCAAAATGAAAGTGAGAGTTGGTAGGGATTGTTTCTATTACTCCTGTTATTTTACAGGTAGCATTTAGTTCTTTAAATACCAACATCTTGCCTATCGGGTCTTCTATTCCGAAGTAACGTTTGGCTAATTCTTTGGTAATGACAGTACTATTGGGCTCAAGCAAAGCCGTTCTAGGATTTCCCTGCAGGAAAGGCAGTGTAAACACCTGAAAAAAGTTAGAGTCTGCAAAAGCAAAACCATTGATCTTAAATGTATTCTCCTTGTAAGAGACCAAAGGAGATCCTCCAGAACGCAAACGGGTAGCATCCAGCACTTCCGGATAGTCGGACTTCAATACACGAGCTGTAGGTGGCATTACATGAGATTCAGCAATATGTTCTCCGTGTGTATTTGCATTAAATACAACCCGCACTATTTGATCGGCCTTCTCATTAAATCGGTCATAACTAAATTCATGTTGTACATACAACATAATTAATAGTGCAGTAGAGATGCCTATGGCAAGTCCAAATACATTTAAAAACGTAAAAGCTTTACGACGCCACAGATTACGAAAGGCGATGGTCAAATAGTTTTGTAGCATATCAGTAGTCAGAGTTTGTAGTATTTTCTTGCGTCGAATAAAAGAAGGCCTCAGGTAACTAACTACCTCCCAAAAGTACAGTCTGTTTGCATAGCGTATCCCATTCCTTCTGACACGCAGATAGTATCTTTCATATAGATCGCCTTGTACCTCTTCCAGTAAATGGGGAGCACAAAATCGTTCCAGCAAATAGTCCATCCAGAGAGGCGGATCACTATGTGTATTGGAAGATTGCTTTAATGAAGATGGTTGCATGTATCAGGATGAGTTACTACCAGACATTACTTCTATTTCGGTAGAACAAATGCATTGCCAAAAAACAAAATGCCTCTTTCTACAATAGAAAGAGGCATTTACTAAAAAGATCTTCATTTTATATGTCCGATAACGAACACATGTTGTCCGATTTTATTATGGAATAAGTATAGAAGAATCACCATAACTCAGAAAGCGGTATCCATTGCTTAATGCCTCCTGATAAATACGTTTCCAGTCTTCTCCCACAAATGCGGCAACCAGCAGAATAAGAGTACTTCCAGGTTGGTGATAGTTGGTGATTAGCCCTTTACATACTCTGAACTGATAACCTGGTACGATGAGAATCTGTGTTTCGCCTATTATCTCTTCCAGGTTATGTTGCTGCATGTAATTATAAATAGCCTGAAAAGATTCACTGATAGTTGGCAGTTGTCCTTCTACCTGATAGGGATATACTTTCTCAATGAAGAAATTAGTTGTTTCCTTTCTGAGCAATTTCACTCCATACCAGTATAGACTCTCTATACTTCGCATAGAGGTAGTACCAACTACAAAAATCGACTCTGGCTTCTGAAGTAGATTCTCTAGGCTACTTTTGGTAAAAACAATCTGTTCAATATGCATGGGATGCTGCCATACATTTTTTTCTTTGATAGGCTGAAATGTACCTGCCCCTACATGTAACGTAATAAACTCTGTTTCTATACCTTTTGCTTTCAACTCTGCAAAAACAACATCTGTAAAATGTAAACCAGCAGTTGGTGCCGCTACAGCTCCTTCGTTTCGTGAATAGACAGTTTGATACGTCTCTTCATCTTTTTTACTTGCTTTACGGTTAAGGTAAGGTGGCAATGGAATCTCTCCCAACTTTGCCAGCACGTCTGAAAAAGGCAAGTTAGCAGGTGACCAGGAAAAACGAACCAGATTTTGAGCAACATCTGCCAATACAGCTTCAACAGCTATTGATTCTGTAACAGAAATAACTAGCAGCATCTTCAGAGACTCTCCCTCTTTCCATCGTTTTTTATTTCCAATCATGCATTGCCAGATACAACTACCTGTTTGTCGCATGGCTTCATGAGCTGTCTGGCTGTGGTTTTGAGGTTGTAATAGAAAAATTTCAATCAAAGCGCCTGTGTCCCGCCGAAAATATAAACGGGCAGGAATTACTTTGGTATCATTAAAAACTAATAATGTACCTTCAGGCAAAAAATCCGTTACTTTGTAAAAATTCGTATGTGTAATATTACCTTTGTTATAAACCAGTAACCGGGACTGATCCCGTGGCTCAACCGGAAAAGTGGCAATATGCTCTTCAGGTAAATGATAGGTATATTCTTCAAGGAGAATTTCTGTCAAAAATGATGGATTGGGACTCATACTAAAATACCCGATTTTCGTTTTCTATCTGAAGTTCTCAGATTTCAAGGATTGTTGTCAATAAAATGTTGCAATTTGAGTATTTTTGTAAAGCCTTGGTACTTTTCTGGTGTAAATCTTTGTGCAGAAATGCAGTGGTACCATTTAAAATATAAACTCTGTTACTTAACAAATTATCTTATCTGTGAAGCCGACATACGAGAACAGTTGGGAGGAGAACACACAATCTCAGACATCCTACTACGATAATGACGAAGAAGAGTCAAATCCAGGCGAAAGAGAGATGTCATTTATTGACCATCTGGAAGAGCTGCGCTGGCACATCATCCGCTCTGTAGCATCTATCTTCATTTTTGCGATTGCAGCATTATATTTTCACCATTTTATATTCCATGAAGTTTTGTTAGGTCCCAGCCGAACAGATTTCTGGACATATCGTATGCTCTGCAAGTTATCAGAGGTAGTGAATATGGCAGATCTTTGTGTAAACAAACTGGATTTTATTTTACAAAGCAGACAGGTAGGCGGTCAGTTCATGACCTATATTACAACAGCAGCGTTAGCCGGTTTAATCGGCGCTTTTCCATATGCTTTCTGGGAAGTCTGGCGTTTTATTAAACCAGGTCTGCGACCAGAAGAAAGAAGAGCGGCCAGAGGGGCTGTTTTTTATGTTACGCTTTTGTTTTTAAGTGGCGTCCTATTTGGCTATTATATCATTTCCCCATTGACAATCAACTTTCTGGCTAACTTTAAACTCGACGAAAGTATTTCCAACGAATTTGATATTGGCTCTTACTTCTCCATACTAGCTACACTTACAATAGCTTGTGGCGCAATGTTCGAATTGCCAATGGTAGTTTTCTTTTTATCTAAAGCGGGAGTTGTTACACCTTCTCTTATGCGGGAATATCGCCGTCATGCGTATGTTGTAATCCTAGTAATTGCTGCGATTATCACACCATCGCCTGACATGATCAGCCAGATTTTGGTTGCAATGCCTTTATTCTTCTTATATGAAATAAGTATTAGTGTTTCTGCAAGAGTAGAAAAACAAAGACAAAAAGCATGGGATGCAGGTACATAAGATCGGTTAAATGACTTATACATATAGAAAAGCCCCACTATATCAGGTATAGTGGGGCTTTTCTATATGTATTAGGGAATTCAATATTTTTCTTCCTCGTAAAAGCTAGTAGCTTTCGATTCAAAACTATCCAGATTATATAATGGTATATCATCTACTACCATTGTCCCTGATACTTTGTCATGCCAGCCAATTGGTGTTTCACTAAGAAAAGAGAAAACTTCAAAAGAAATAATTCGGACACAACTACGGCCAACTATAGTTCCAAAGTCAGGTTTCTCACCTTCTTCTGTCACTACTTTGGTTCGTGTAATCATCTTTCCAATTGTCTTTCCAGCAAAGTACTCCAAGGGAATATAATAGCAGATAATCTGAAAAAGAAATGTAATGAGTCTATCAACCAAACTATTCATATCATCTATCTTTGAAATAATATCCTCATCTATTAGTGCCCCCCAGACTACCCCAATTATAATTATAACAATCACTGCTATAATATAGCTCAGAATAAAATCGATGATATAGTTAGCTAGTCTTTTCCCCCAAGTAGTAGGGCTGATAACCTGACGTACAAATTCACGTTTATCTAAAAGAGACTCTGATGAAAATCTGTCCATAAACCAGAAATTATGTTTTAATTAAGTTTTCTGTAGATCCTTCATTTATTTTTCAGGTAACCAAAGCACTGAAAATAGTAGAGTTACCTGGAGGTAAGAAACGCTCATCTTTAGGAGAAACATACCTTGCCTTTTTGTCTGATCTGGAAATAACCCTCACAGAAAGAACTGTTACAAGAACGTACAGAAAAAATTCTTGGATGCCTTTAGCAGAAATTCCAATGTATAAACTATAAACTCACTAAATAGCATTTTAAATAGAACACCGAATTATTGACAAGTAGAATGTTTTTCACGTAATTGTCATATTCAACTCTTATTCTATACCACTTCAACTTTCCTATCTATGAGATTTATCTACTTTTTCATTATTACTTGTATTTTTTTCTGCCTAAAAGTATCCGCACAAAAAAATACTGATTCCCAAGCTATCCGGCAGGCTATGGATGAGCAGGTAAAAGCATGGAATAATGGCGATCTGGTTAAGTTTATGGATGGATACTGGCAGTCAGACTCTCTTCAGTTTATCGGAAGCAAGGGGATTGTCTATGGATGGAAATCCACATTGGAACGCTATCAGAAAAGTTATCCAGATGCGGCAGCCCGTGGAACACTACGCTTTGAAATTCTGAAAGTTGATATAGTGAGTAAGGATGCAGCCTTTGTTATTGGCAAATTTTTTCTGACCCGTCCTCAGGTTGGAGACGCAAGTGGTCATTTTACACTACTCTGGCGGAAAGTTAATGGTAAGTGGAAGATAGTAGTAGATCATACCAGTTAATAACAGAATCTCCTGATTATATTTTTTACACCAGCTGATTGAAGCACGTACCTCTACCAAACAAACTAATCACATTTCTTACCTATGAAGAAAATTCTTTACTCTGCCGCACTTTTTGTATGGGCATCATGTGCATTCGCCCAAAAAACACTGATTCATTGTGGCACTCTTATAGATGGTGTCCGAAATGATACACAAACTCAAATAACACTGGTAGTTGAAGGCAAGAAGATTATTCGGATT harbors:
- the pheS gene encoding phenylalanine--tRNA ligase subunit alpha, producing the protein MLDRIKDIRQQIEDAQIDSADQLEQFRMAYISRKSVIAELFEGMKTIPAEDRRAMGAELNTLKNLAENKFKEKQAWIEEQSLSAQQAAPVDLTLPVYPNELGSVHPLTLVRNRIIEIFGRMGFAVADGPEIEDDWHNFAALNFAENHPAREMQDTFFIRKTDNPADDLLLRTHTSGVQVRLMEKQKPPIRAIMPGRVYRNEAISARAHCFFHQVEGLYIDTNVSFRDLKNTLYYFVKEMFGNDVKVRFRASYFPFTEPSAEMDISCLICKGDGCQMCKHTGWVEILGSGMVDPNVLTNCGIDAEKYTGFAFGMGIERITNLLYQVRDLRLFSENDIRFLRQFGGIS
- a CDS encoding peptidylprolyl isomerase, with product MAVIGKIREKAGWAIGLIALGLGLFIVGADFFGPKSNLFSNDAEVGKIAGHGISAKEFEAEVEQIKATMAMQGQNPTEQQLQQIREQVWQDMIFRYAYQPQFEKLGIGLSPEERDDMIAGDNIHTSIKQTQVFQNASGQFDRTMLDRYLDYIESDSARPQDKQLWENFIVNQLPQMRMREKYDNLLRTSLYVTQAEAQHEYEAQVAKVDAKYIYVPYYSIPDSTIKVSDDELKTYLSAHKNQYKGDETRSLKYVTFPIMPSAKDSADLKSQLVDLAKQLAVAPNDSSFAIAESEIEVPGNGSYQVIGALPQEIQNTISTLIPGSINGPFQDGNEYYIFKYDGAKDDSIPSLRASHILFNLPKGASDSVKAQTRKQAEDVLKQIKDGASFEALAQQYGSDGTAQRGGDLGWFSKNGQMVKEFEGPIFSFNGSGLLPNLVETEYGYHIVKVTQPKTYKKYKVAVIRKSIVPSEATRNEVYRKASAIGSQAKDIASFEEAVKKDPTLSAYTADRLQPQATSINTLVNARSIVQWAFKDDTKVGTVSTELFELDNPNQYVIAVLTGKSEKGSPSVDAYRAELTNKVRNQKKAEQIISKLGDLSGTLDAIAQKYGAQAQVLTGTDITMGSNSLPSVGMEPAALGKAFGLKVGQKSKAIKGENGVIVMEVTKQTPAPQIADYTQYKTQLKQNKSFSVTYLAGEAIKEDADIEDLRYKFY
- a CDS encoding TraB/GumN family protein, which translates into the protein MRHYLLLCISFLFSIPTLFAQNDKSLLWEISGKGITKPSYIFGTIHILCASDLVITNNLKIAFNKSEQLYLELDMDDPGMLLQMMQHMTMKDGITLKSLVSEADYTIVSTFFQKKTGMSIDMLAGTKPFFIMSLVLPSTMSCQTASWETSLMSLAQEQKIETYGLETLQDQLAVIDQISYKDQASMLLETLKDTIQSQKENQKLINLYKDQDIDGMQKSIAEASQATSKYERILLTDRNNRWIPLITKIATERPTFFAVGAGHLGGKKGVIQLLRKAGYQIKPVKL
- a CDS encoding SMP-30/gluconolactonase/LRE family protein, whose product is MKSVSAFLTCAGLFLLLLSTNTIAQSVKLTKVWETDTTVTTPESVFYDNKTNTIYVSCINGGPAPENSKSFIAKVSPDGKVLQRITEGLNSTKGLIVSGNKIYVTEIFKLVEIDLKTGKVSKKYDVPEAKFLNDVTADESGMVYFTDMRNNRIWMLHNGMIMKVSEGGPLNNPNGLLYEKGKLLVGNGDGKILAYDIKTKQYTTLAEGMGGIDGLVSDGKKGYFASEWRGKIWHVTPDGKIELLHDTVDQKINTADIDYIPSKKTLLVPTFFVNKVLAFKVD
- a CDS encoding uridine-cytidine kinase; this encodes MQRPFIVGITGGSGSGKTYFLNSLLKSFSSEEICLISQDNYYRPLEQQQLDSNGVQNFDLPEAIDHQLFGYHVMGLREGRTIQQKEYTFNKKDIEPQMLTFQPAPIIVVEGLFVLYYPEVANLLDLKIFIDAKEHIKLKRRIFRDNTERGYDLTDVLYRLEHHIVPAYEKYIAPLKHEADVIIPNNSHFKTALEMVILFLQSKVKSNLSVK